A section of the Oryza sativa Japonica Group chromosome 1, ASM3414082v1 genome encodes:
- the LOC107281167 gene encoding uncharacterized protein gives MEPSRSRLPLIHFSLLASLCSARWRDDSRGFLWCPASRPPRRGPLAIVVYAHDETAMSPEQEDWEINGIDRSGLDAQVAEGKLLACCICWLVLCSAYSANLVQIATPRTPRPALVLTPVTADEVRAYVVCCRNHGLTVRARSGGHNYEGLSYRSLRSSGDGEEAARFAVVDVAALWVVRLDAARGVACTKARATRAVRSVVAAGLPPPPPISSPPGGCAAVREKKREEERWRGGRRG, from the exons ATGGAGCCAAGCCGCTCGCGCCTCCCTCTCATCCACTTCTCGCTGCTCGCGTCGCTGTGTTCCGCGCGGTGGCGAGACGACAGCCGCGGCTTCCTCTGGTGCCCCGCCTCGCGCCCCCCTCGGCGTGGCCCGCTTGCTATCGTAGTCTACGCTCATGACGAGACGGCCATGTCGCCGGAGCAGGAG GATTGGGAGATCAATGGCATAGACAGATCAGGTTTGGATGCTCAGGTTGCTGAGGGTAAGCTCCTAGCCTGCTGTATTTGTTGGCTTGTGCTATGTTCAGCATACAGTGCTAATCTAGTGCAAATCGCCACGCCGCGGACGCCCCGCCCCGCGCTGGTGCTCACGCCGGTCACCGCCGACGAGGTGCGCGCCTACGTCGTCTGCTGCCGCAACCACGGCCTCACTGTCcgcgcgcgcagcggcgggcacAACTACGAGGGCCTCTCGTACCGCTCGCTCCGGtcgtccggcgacggcgaggaggcagcacgtttcgccgtcgtcgacgtcgccgcgctCTGGGTGGTGCGGCTGGACGCGGCGAGGGGAGTGGCATGCACCAAGGCGAGGGCCACGCGCGCCGTCCgcagcgtcgtcgccgccggactCCCGCCTCCCCCACCGATCTCCTCCCCACCCGGTGGCTGTGCTGCagtgagagaaaagaagagagaggaagagaggtggagagggggaagaagaggctga
- the LOC4327914 gene encoding transcription factor MYB61, translating into MGRHSCCYKQKLRKGLWSPEEDEKLMNHITKHGHGCWSTVPKLAGLQRCGKSCRLRWINYLRPDLKRGAFSQEEEDLIVELHAVLGNRWSQIATRLPGRTDNEIKNLWNSCIKKKLRQKGIDPNTHKPLAEVDRSKATPTISNDRTSESSDVDPSSGVALHNLSHLLSETAQSSELLPVKVTKPRTQAPGLARLKVPPKELFLDQLTSGHENLPSCRSSGPIPNFPFQQLLCYNNDFNSMDVGNRNSLWYNQNESSSSTISTVMPPVSPSTLSTSTGLNPSPDNANSRGTGIHNSQFYWDTNNPSSSSSTGSSGNNGLGFELQSTSSLLETNIFPWSDLAPEKDSQAQLEEELKWPDLLHGTFSEMPAPMQNLSQSLYEDVVKAESQFNMEGLCAAWSQNLLPQQHLPVVSDMYDKDLQRMSLSFENI; encoded by the exons ATGGGGAGACATTCCTGCTGCTACAAGCAGAAGCTGAGGAAGGGGCTCTGGTCACCTGAGGAGGATGAGAAGCTCATGAACCACATAACCAAGCATGGCCATGGCTGCTGGAGCACCGTTCCAAAACTTGCAG GGCTTCAGAGATGTGGCAAAAGCTGCAGGCTGAGATGGATAAACTACTTGAGGCCTGACCTAAAGAGAGGTGCATTCTCTCAGGAGGAAGAGGACCTCATCGTTGAGCTCCATGCTGTTCTGGGAAACAG GTGGTCTCAAATTGCAACACGGCTGCCTGGAAGAACTGACAATGAGATCAAGAATCTCTGGAATTCATGCATCAAGAAGAAGCTGCGGCAGAAAGGCATTGACCCAAACACCCACAAGCCCCTTGCCGAGGTTGATCGAAGCAAAGCAACTCCCACCATCAGCAATGACAGGACCTCTGAATCCAGCGATGTTGACCCATCTAGTGGCGTTGCTCTTCACAACTTGAGCCATCTTCTGAGCGAGACGGCGCAATCATCAGAGCTGCTGCCAGTGAAGGTAACTAAACCTCGCACACAAGCTCCGGGCTTGGCACGTCTGAAGGTGCCACCGAAGGAACTATTTCTAGACCAGCTTACTTCTGGCCATGAGAACCTCCCTAGCTGCCGTTCATCTGGCCCAATTCCCAATTTCCCGTTCCAGCAGCTGTTGTGCTACAATAATGATTTTAACAGCATGGACGTTGGAAACAGGAATTCACTCTGGTATAACCAGAATGAGTCCAGTAGCAGCACAATTTCCACTGTGATGCCCCCAGTTTCACCATCAACTCTCTCGACATCAACAGGCCTTAATCCATCACCAGACAATGCAAACTCTCGAGGCACTGGCATCCACAATTCCCAATTCTATTGGGACACCAACAATCCTAGCAGCAGTAGCAGTACAGGGAGTAGTGGTAACAACGGGTTGGGATTCGAGCTGCAAAGCACAAGCTCCCTTTTGGAGACCAACATATTCCCATGGTCAGATTTAGCACCAGAAAAGGATAGCCAAGCACAACTAGAGGAAGAACTCAAGTGGCCTGACTTGCTCCATGGAACGTTCTCAGAGATGCCAGCGCCCATGCAGAACCTTAGCCAGTCACTGTATGAAGACGTTGTCAAAGCAGAGAGCCAATTCAACATGGAGGGGCTCTGTGCAGCTTGGTCTCAAAACCTGCTGCCACAGCAACATCTTCCAGTAGTATCAGATATGTATGACAAGGATTTGCAAAGGATGTCCTTGTCTTTTGAGAATATCTAG
- the LOC136355187 gene encoding classical arabinogalactan protein 6-like: protein MPPSTATAALSRSSTPVSGRQHRVRTPVTASVPAAMPTSPHLPRRRIRHRRQSPPPDTAATAAALPHQLPPQQPSARRHSSPAAASSPTGASVAAATVTASAVTIATAASSPAASSPAVSRRRPLPPSAAAVTDADANQPQSPPAAAANSSAAASSTAATFLPRRRLPLPQI from the coding sequence ATGCCTccttccaccgccaccgccgccctttCGCGGTCATCAACGCCCGTTTCCGGTCGTCAACACCGCGTTCGTACCCCCGTCACCGCATCCGTCCCCGCCGCCATGCCTACTTCTCCACACCTTCCCCGTCGCCGCATCCGCCACCGTcggcagtcgccgccgccagacacggccgccaccgccgcggcgctgcCTCACCAGCTGCCACCACAGCAGCCATCCGCTCGCCGCCACAgctcgccagccgccgcctcgtcgccaacCGGTGCATCagtagccgccgccaccgtcaccgcctcAGCAGTCACCATAGCAACCGCCGCCTCGTCACCAGCCGCCTCCTCGCCAGCAgtcagccgccgccgtcctctacCGCCGTCGGCAGCCGCAGTCACCGACGCGGATGCCAACCAGCCGCAGTCGCCACCAGCCGCAGCCGCCAACtctagcgccgccgcgtcgtccaccgccgccaccttccttcctcgccgccggctgccgctcCCCCAGATCTAG